The Deltaproteobacteria bacterium genomic interval TGCGGCCGGCGCTGTCCGGGCCAGCAAAGAGGGCTGGCAGGTCGGTCAGCTCGAAGAAGGTCTCCCACTCTTCGGAATTACGCCAGACGAAAAGATCGCTCACTGGCGCTCCGGCAATGGCCGGCACACGCGTCAGCGGCTGTTTGTAGGTCCAGGTGGCGCGGCGCAGTCTCTCGATATGGCGTTTCATGCTTGCCCCAGTTTCGCAAACCATTCTTTCTTGAGGAACTTCTGCGCATCCCAACGCTTGCCATGGATGACATAAGATGCAGGGGGGTGTGTATGTTCGAGACTTAGGCAGGCGCCATCAGCAGTTTTTGAAAGGTAAAGCGGAATACCGGACATGTCCTTGCAGATGGTTACGGGCAAATTCTCCGGCCCGATTCCCATACCATCCAAGCTCACGACCGAGACAGCGTTATTACGGACCTCGAAGCTTCCGCGGCGGCGGCCGGGCACAGCGCTGTCGTAAATCTCAACAGTGGATGTTCGAGCTTGCGCACTCTTTTCTAGGTTGAGGAACAACATATAGTTTTCTACTCCAGGCCCGAACTGCATGAAGGGCGCGAAGGTCAGTAAAGAGCCCGGTACGGGAAAGGGGTCGAGCTCGCCCTGATAACAGGTTGAGGCAAGCGGTGACACAAGGCTCAAGGTGGCACGCCAGTTCGGCATATGGGTGCCGTGCGTGCCCATCGGCAGAGTCTCGCTGCGCTCCGGAAAAGAAGAAGAAGCCAGTGACAGCAGTGGCAAGGCATCTTCCGGCACGTACGCTACTACGTCGGAGCGAGCATACGCCTGCATCGCTCCGAAGGCCAACTCGCCGAGCGTGACGGAGCACCAGACTCTGTCCTGAACCCAGGTCAAGTTGACGCAACGGGATTCCTTGCGCGTGTCTTCCCAGTTGTTCGGCGGGAAGTTGTATAGGGTGGTCTGCCCGATACAGCCGGGCGCCGCGAGTACGGGATAGAAGGACATGATTAGGCGATACGGCGTACCCACCACTGGTTGTACTGGCTGCCGGCATCGCCGCCGCATTTCTTCAGCAAGGTTAGTCCAGCGTTTGCCAGGTGGCGCACCGTCTCTTGAGCCTGCTCGGTGAAACCGTCGTCGATTTCCACCATCACGCTCTCGACGGCCTTCAGCGTTTCTTTGCCACCACGCAGGATGAAGTGCTCGATACCATCGACATCGATCTTAATGAAAAGGGGTGCGGGGATATTGAGCAGGCGGATCGCTTCGTCCATGGTCATACCCATGGTCTGATATTCGAAGATCGACTTAAGCTTGTCGCCATGCTGGTCGAAACCCTGACCGAATGTGGACAAGGCACCGCCCCATGCGGTGGAACTCATCTTAAACAGGCTGGGTCCGAGCGCATTGCTGAGCGCAACCGGAACAATGGTGACACGCTCCTGCAATTCATTGAGGAAGATGTTCCGCGCCAGCAGCTCTAGATTGAAAACAGAAGGCTCGAAAGCGAATACGCGCGCATTGACTTTCCTAGCGGCGTATATCGAATACAGCCCGACATTTGCGCCGATATCCCACAGCACGGCGCCTTCAGGAAGGCTCTCCAGCCAGGTCAGCGTGTCCGGCTCTTTTTCGGAGAAACTTTCGGAACGGTAGCGGGTCAATGCATTGGGTGAAGTAAAAGACATCTTCACGCCGCCGTGATTGACTGGCATGTTGATATTCATGCCGGCCTCGAGCAACTGCTGGTGAAAGAATCTCCCTGCCCGGAATCCGGTCAAACCTTTCGCCACACTTTGCAGGCAACCTTTAATTGCGCGCTTAAGCATTAACGTAACAACATGCAACTATTCGATCGTGATCCAGCTGATATGTGGCTCGGACGGCAAGGACTCCAGCCGATAGTGATTCAGATCAATCGCCTTCAGCAGTGCCTAGTGAGAATAGGAAATTCAAACCGCCTTTTCCCTGATGGACGACGTTACTCCCACCCCGAGCAGAAGTCCAGCGCGGTCAAGCGTGCGCAGTTTGGCGAAGACTCCCCGCTCTCGATGAGGATTCACCCCTTGAGTTAGGTGCGTGGCCACAGCGCGATGGGGTAAGCAAAACTGGCCGCCTGCAGGGGCTTGAGCGGGTTATCCGGGTCGAGCTCGGAGAGGTAGCTCATGCCCTCCTTTTGCACCAGATAACCCAGTCGGGTCAGTGCCTTCACGAGCCGCACGATGATCTTCTCGAGCAGCCCCTGCAGCTCCTCAGAATGCCGCTCGGCGCGCCGCTCGCCGGGTTCAGGGTGATCGACAGCGTGTGGGGGCGGGGGCGGAGGAAGTCGCACGCCTGCTCGGCGGTGCGCCTTGGCCCTACGTGCGCCCGGCGGACTAGGGCGGCCCAGGCCGGGCCAATTCTTGCAGCGCACTGCAGCCAGAGACGGGTAG includes:
- a CDS encoding FkbM family methyltransferase, which produces MLKRAIKGCLQSVAKGLTGFRAGRFFHQQLLEAGMNINMPVNHGGVKMSFTSPNALTRYRSESFSEKEPDTLTWLESLPEGAVLWDIGANVGLYSIYAARKVNARVFAFEPSVFNLELLARNIFLNELQERVTIVPVALSNALGPSLFKMSSTAWGGALSTFGQGFDQHGDKLKSIFEYQTMGMTMDEAIRLLNIPAPLFIKIDVDGIEHFILRGGKETLKAVESVMVEIDDGFTEQAQETVRHLANAGLTLLKKCGGDAGSQYNQWWVRRIA